In the genome of Limanda limanda chromosome 15, fLimLim1.1, whole genome shotgun sequence, one region contains:
- the hs3st1l1 gene encoding heparan sulfate (glucosamine) 3-O-sulfotransferase 1-like1: protein MTCFLISAFLLVFQTYAAPRELIQPGYSITLDPMDLASGVSANITGDETSSPPPGTSKRAPHSIIIGVRKGGTRALLEMLDIHPEVAAAATEVHFFDWDENYAKGFEWYRDLMPYSYPHQITVEKTPGYFTSALAPERICAMNSSIKLLLILRDPAERVISDYTQVYFNRLENHKPVQAIENLLVRNGALNIRYKAIQRSLYDVHMRNWLRHFPLEQIHIVDGDALIHDPLPELQKVERFLNLTPRIVSSNFYFNQTKGFYCIRSDGRERCLHESKGRPHPAVNSTILQQLRSYLQEHNRTFFRLVKRTFDWQ from the coding sequence ATGACTTGTTTCCTGATATCGGCCTTTCTGCTGGTTTTCCAGACATATGCTGCTCCACGTGAGCTCATCCAGCCAGGATATAGCATAACACTGGACCCCATGGACCTTGCTTCTGGAGTATCAGCAAATATCACTGGAGATGAAACCTCATCTCCACCTCCAGGAACAAGTAAAAGAGCCCCTCATAGTATCATTATTGGGGTACGGAAAGGGGGCACGAGAGCACTGTTGGAGATGCTCGATATCCACCCTGAGGTTGCTGCTGCAGCCACTGAGGTGCACTTCTTCGACTGGGATGAGAACTATGCCAAGGGCTTTGAGTGGTACCGAGATTTGATGCCCTACTCTTACCCACACCAGATCACAGTGGAGAAAACTCCTGGTTACTTCACGTCAGCCCTTGCACCGGAACGCATCTGCGCCATGAACTCCTCCATAAAGCTGCTGTTGATCCTGCGCGACCCGGCCGAGCGGGTCATCTCCGACTACACACAGGTGTACTTCAACCGGCTGGAGAACCACAAGCCAGTGCAAGCCATCGAGAACCTGCTAGTGCGTAATGGAGCCCTGAATATCAGATACAAGGCCATTCAGCGGAGCCTTTATGACGTCCATATGCGTAACTGGCTGCGTCACTTTCCCCTGGAACAAATACACATCGTGGATGGTGACGCTCTGATCCATGACCCCCTGCCAGAGCTTCAGAAGGTGGAGCGCTTCCTGAATTTGACCCCAAGGATAGTGTCCTCCAACTTCTACTTCAACCAGACCAAGGGGTTTTACTGTATCCGCAGTGACGGCCGAGAGCGATGTCTGCACGAGTCGAAGGGACGTCCTCACCCGGCTGTCAACAGCAccatcctccagcagctccgcTCCTACCTACAGGAACACAACCGGACCTTCTTCAGACTGGTGAAGCGCACCTTTGACTGGcaataa